Proteins encoded in a region of the Candidatus Nitrospira nitrificans genome:
- the bioB gene encoding biotin synthase BioB, whose product MNYLTLADKALNDEPLTRDECRSVLNAPDDELLALLHAAFQVRSKYFSRTVRLQMLQNAKSGACQEDCHYCSQSSISTAPIERYNLLPQKQMMEGARQAAASKAQRYCIVISGRSPLDREIDEIAGAVRSIKQEVPIQICCSLGLMSESQAKRLKAAGVDRVNHNLNTSEAFHASICTTHTFQDRLATIKNARAAGLEICSGGIVGMGETDEDLVELATALRDVKPDSIPLNMLTPVAGTPLEQADNLTPQRCLKVLCLFRFLHPRTEIRIAGGREHNLRSLQPLALYPADSVFVNGYLTTPGAPAPEVWGMIKDLGFTIEVDYQQPVAG is encoded by the coding sequence ATGAACTATTTGACCTTGGCTGACAAAGCCCTCAATGACGAACCCCTGACGAGAGACGAGTGCCGTTCCGTGTTGAATGCGCCGGATGATGAGCTGCTTGCGCTGTTGCACGCAGCTTTCCAAGTCCGATCCAAATATTTCAGCCGTACCGTCCGGCTGCAGATGTTGCAGAATGCCAAGAGCGGAGCCTGCCAGGAAGACTGTCATTACTGTTCGCAGTCCTCCATCTCGACCGCCCCGATCGAGCGGTATAACCTGCTTCCGCAGAAGCAGATGATGGAGGGCGCACGGCAAGCCGCCGCCTCCAAAGCTCAGCGCTATTGCATCGTCATCAGCGGGCGCAGCCCCTTGGATCGGGAAATCGACGAAATTGCCGGAGCGGTCCGCTCGATCAAACAGGAAGTTCCGATTCAGATCTGCTGCTCACTCGGCCTGATGAGTGAATCTCAAGCCAAGCGCCTCAAAGCCGCCGGCGTCGATCGTGTGAACCACAATTTGAACACCAGCGAAGCCTTCCACGCATCGATCTGCACGACCCACACCTTCCAAGACCGGCTGGCGACGATCAAGAACGCGCGCGCGGCGGGTTTGGAAATCTGCTCCGGCGGCATTGTCGGCATGGGCGAAACCGACGAAGACCTCGTCGAACTGGCGACGGCATTGCGTGATGTGAAGCCGGATTCCATTCCCTTGAACATGCTCACCCCGGTTGCTGGCACACCGTTAGAACAGGCCGACAACCTCACGCCGCAGCGTTGCTTAAAAGTGCTCTGCCTCTTCCGGTTCCTCCATCCTCGTACAGAAATTCGCATCGCCGGCGGGCGGGAACATAATCTGCGCAGCTTACAACCCCTTGCCCTCTATCCAGCCGACTCCGTCTTTGTGAACGGGTACCTCACGACTCCAGGCGCACCAGCTCCTGAAGTCTGGGGCATGATCAAAGACTTGGGCTTCACCATCGAAGTGGATTATCAGCAACCAGTCGCTGGCTGA
- a CDS encoding DUF4258 domain-containing protein: protein MSRIVFRIHAIKRMFQRRISEENVKQVVAAGEIIESYPKDTPYPSKLLLGWQGSRPLHVVAADNVESDETIVITAYEPDPQEWETGFARRKPQ from the coding sequence TTGAGTCGCATCGTTTTCCGCATCCATGCCATCAAGCGTATGTTCCAACGACGGATTTCTGAGGAGAACGTCAAGCAGGTCGTGGCAGCCGGAGAAATCATCGAGAGCTATCCCAAGGACACTCCGTATCCCAGCAAATTATTGCTGGGCTGGCAAGGAAGTCGCCCATTGCACGTCGTCGCAGCAGATAATGTGGAGAGCGATGAAACGATTGTCATCACGGCATATGAACCCGATCCTCAAGAATGGGAAACCGGGTTTGCACGGAGGAAACCCCAATGA
- a CDS encoding type II toxin-antitoxin system MqsA family antitoxin: MKCVICKNGETKPGRATVTLERQETTLVIKNVPAEVCANCGEEYVDEKAASRLLKTAEEVAQRGVQVDVRSYEAA, translated from the coding sequence ATGAAATGCGTCATCTGCAAAAACGGTGAAACCAAACCAGGGAGAGCAACGGTTACGCTAGAACGCCAGGAAACGACACTCGTGATAAAGAACGTCCCAGCAGAGGTGTGTGCGAATTGTGGAGAAGAGTACGTGGACGAGAAGGCGGCATCGCGGTTATTGAAAACCGCAGAAGAGGTCGCCCAAAGAGGTGTTCAGGTGGATGTTCGATCGTACGAAGCGGCATGA
- a CDS encoding ParB/RepB/Spo0J family partition protein, with protein sequence MAVKSNVQDVQDINVPLKDLQFDSENPRFTDQTFQNDEDLIRYLYDEMDVAEIIQSILSSGYLNYEPLIVLKEGTSYTVLEGNRRLAALRILANKELRNKLGIQLSSEPTAKALPGEIKVRCVDARKDARAYIGFKHINGPMKWDALAKAKYAARWFEEGADIATISKTLGDNHNTVRRLVNGWLALEQAKASGFDIEDISRKRLAFSHLYTALTRNGYRDFIGLGDEDLSSPPKKNPIPATKTKDFLAVMSWLYGQEKQKQPALIRSQNPDLNKLNQVLLHPEAKKLLVAERNLDSAFERVEPASKRFEDALLKASRQCEDANKLSGHYDGDGTLLQVADGMQKTVKSLVLVMKDKVRAETDGE encoded by the coding sequence ATGGCGGTGAAATCCAACGTGCAAGATGTTCAAGATATTAATGTGCCGTTGAAAGATCTGCAGTTTGATAGTGAGAACCCTCGATTTACAGATCAAACTTTTCAGAACGATGAAGACCTTATTCGATATCTCTATGATGAGATGGACGTGGCCGAAATAATTCAATCGATTCTCTCAAGTGGTTACCTCAATTATGAGCCACTAATAGTTTTGAAAGAGGGAACCTCATACACGGTGCTAGAGGGAAACCGTCGTCTGGCTGCTCTACGTATACTGGCTAACAAAGAGTTGAGGAACAAGCTTGGGATTCAGCTATCTAGCGAACCTACGGCTAAAGCACTTCCAGGAGAAATAAAAGTTCGCTGTGTCGATGCAAGGAAGGATGCACGGGCCTACATCGGATTCAAGCATATCAATGGCCCAATGAAATGGGATGCGCTTGCTAAGGCAAAGTATGCAGCCCGATGGTTTGAAGAAGGGGCAGATATTGCGACTATTAGTAAGACTCTTGGTGACAACCATAACACCGTCAGGCGATTGGTAAATGGCTGGCTTGCTTTAGAGCAAGCAAAAGCCTCGGGGTTCGATATCGAAGACATATCTAGGAAAAGGCTAGCGTTCTCTCACCTCTACACGGCCCTTACTAGAAATGGCTATCGGGATTTTATTGGATTAGGAGATGAGGATCTTTCGTCACCCCCCAAGAAGAATCCGATCCCTGCTACGAAGACGAAGGACTTCCTTGCTGTCATGTCATGGCTATACGGGCAGGAGAAGCAGAAGCAGCCTGCGCTAATAAGATCCCAAAATCCCGATCTAAACAAGTTGAACCAGGTACTTTTACATCCAGAAGCAAAGAAACTCTTAGTTGCTGAACGCAACCTAGATTCTGCATTCGAAAGAGTCGAGCCTGCCAGTAAACGCTTTGAGGATGCCTTACTCAAGGCAAGTCGCCAATGTGAAGATGCCAATAAGTTGTCAGGTCACTACGATGGTGATGGTACTCTTCTCCAAGTAGCAGATGGGATGCAAAAGACTGTGAAGAGTCTTGTTCTTGTGATGAAGGACAAAGTCAGGGCTGAGACCGATGGGGAATAG